One window of the Vigna radiata var. radiata cultivar VC1973A chromosome 1, Vradiata_ver6, whole genome shotgun sequence genome contains the following:
- the LOC106771835 gene encoding protein COFACTOR ASSEMBLY OF COMPLEX C SUBUNIT B CCB2, chloroplastic: MNNIATICFKPCIPFPVQSPKTSFRKFPLTIPRSSLQDSQPPNSTQQQQQQLNLSVLRFTLGIRGLDESYLPRWIGYGFGSLLLLNHFLGSDAAAVTPAQFSTEVFGLSLASFSIVLPYLGKFLKGAQPVDEKTIPEGTEQIFVMSTEVENGLKEDLAWASYVLLRNTNAIAMLILIQGEICARGYWNIPDDTSKEILSDWFKKKIEKAGLYDLKDTLYFPQDSDSEFQDLVPTGTRCLLIQPVLHVSNENDVGLQKPGGFILLASTTRYAFSNKDKAWIAAVANKFRGRGSVED, encoded by the exons ATGAACAACATAGCCACCATCTGTTTCAAACCCTGCATTCCTTTCCCAGTACAATCTCCCAAAACCAGCTTCAGAAAATTCCCACTCACAATACCTCGATCCAGTCTTCAAGATTCTCAACCACCCAACTCaacccaacaacaacaacaacaactcaaTCTCTCTGTTCTTCGCTTCACATTGG GGATACGTGGGTTGGATGAATCCTACTTGCCCAGATGGATCGGTTATGGCTTTGGTTCGCTTCTCCTTTTGAATCACTTTCTTGGGAGTGATGCAGCCGCTGTTACACCAGCTCAGTTT AGCACAGAGGTTTTCGGTCTGTCTTTAGCTTCCTTCTCAATTGTGCTGCCCTACCTTGGTAAATTTCTCAAG GGTGCTCAACCAGTGGACGAAAAGACTATACCAGAAGGAACTGAACAGATATTTGTCATGTCAACAGAGGTAGAGAATGGCCTGAAGGAGGATCTTGCTTGGGCATCATATGTTTTGTTGCGTAATACAAATGCCATAGCTATG CTAATTTTAATTCAAGGAGAAATATGTGCAAGGGGATACTGGAACATACCAGATGATACATCAAAAGAAATTCTTTCGGattggtttaagaaaaaaattgaaaaagctgGCCTCTATGATTTGAAAGACACCCTATATTTTCCCCAAGACTCAG ATTCTGAATTTCAGGATCTGGTACCTACAGGGACTCGCTGTCTTTTGATCCAACCAGTCTTACATGTTTCTAATGAGAATGATGTTGGCTTGCAAAAACCTGGTGGGTTCATTCTTCTGGCCTCAACTACAAGGTATGCATTTAGCAATAAAGACAAAGCCTGGATTGCAGCTGTGGCAAACAAATTTAGAG GTAGAGGATCTGTTGAAGATTGA